A section of the Clostridium felsineum DSM 794 genome encodes:
- a CDS encoding phosphoketolase family protein, translating to MQSIIEKHKNKGEITPEYLKKIDAYWRAANFISVGQLYLLDNPLLREPLKPEHLKRKVVGHWGTIPGQNFIYAHLNRVIKKYDLDMIYVSGPGHGGQVMVSNSYLDGTYSEVYPNVSRDLNGLKKLCKQFSFPGGISSHMAPETPGSINEGGELGYSLAHSFGAVFDNPDLITACVVGDGEAETGPLATSWQANKFLNPVTDGAVLPILHLNGYKISNPTVLSRIPKDELEKFFEGNGWKPYFVEGEDPEVMHKLMAETLDIVTEEILSIQKNARENKDCSRPKWPMIVLRTPKGWTGPKFVDGVPNEGSFRAHQVPLAVDRYHTEHIDLLEQWLKSYKPEELFDENYRLVPELEELTPKGPKRMAANLHANGGLLLRELRTPDFRDYAVDVPTPGSVVKQDMIELGKYVRDVVKLNEDTRNFRIFGPDETMSNRLWAVFEGTKRQWLSEIKEPNDEFLANDGRIVDSMLSEHLCEGWLEGYLLTGRHGFFASYEAFLRIVDSMITQHGKWLKVTSELPWRKDIASLNLIATSNVWQQDHNGYTHQDPGLLGHIVDKKPEIVRAYLPADANTLLAVFDKCLHTKHKINLLVTSKHPRQQWLTMDQAVKHVEQGISIWDWASNDKGQEPDVVIASCGDTPTLEALAAVTILHEHLPELKVRFVNVVDMMKLLPENEHPHGLSDKDYNALFTTDKPVIFAFHGFAHLINQLTYHRENRNLHVHGYMEEGTITTPFDMRVQNKLDRFNLVKDVVENLPQLGNRGAHLVQLMNDKLVEHNQYIREVGEDLPEISNWQWHV from the coding sequence ATGCAAAGTATAATAGAAAAACATAAGAATAAAGGGGAAATTACACCTGAGTACTTAAAAAAAATTGATGCTTATTGGCGTGCAGCTAATTTTATATCTGTAGGTCAGTTATATTTGCTAGACAATCCATTACTTAGAGAACCTTTAAAACCAGAACATTTGAAGAGAAAGGTTGTTGGACACTGGGGTACTATTCCTGGTCAAAACTTTATATATGCTCATTTAAATCGTGTTATTAAAAAATATGATTTAGATATGATTTATGTTTCTGGACCAGGTCATGGTGGACAAGTAATGGTTTCTAATTCTTATTTAGATGGAACTTATAGTGAAGTTTATCCTAATGTTAGCCGTGATTTAAATGGACTTAAAAAATTATGTAAGCAATTTTCTTTTCCAGGTGGAATTTCTAGCCATATGGCACCTGAAACACCTGGTTCAATAAATGAGGGCGGTGAATTAGGTTATTCTTTAGCTCATTCTTTTGGTGCTGTCTTTGACAATCCAGATTTAATTACTGCTTGTGTTGTTGGAGATGGAGAGGCAGAAACAGGACCTCTTGCAACTTCTTGGCAAGCGAATAAATTCTTGAATCCCGTTACTGATGGAGCAGTACTCCCTATTTTACATTTAAATGGATATAAAATCAGTAATCCTACTGTATTATCTCGTATTCCAAAGGATGAATTAGAGAAATTCTTTGAAGGAAATGGTTGGAAACCTTATTTTGTAGAAGGCGAAGATCCTGAAGTAATGCATAAATTAATGGCAGAGACTTTAGATATAGTTACAGAAGAAATTTTGAGTATTCAAAAAAATGCTCGTGAAAATAAAGATTGTTCACGTCCAAAGTGGCCAATGATAGTATTACGTACACCAAAGGGTTGGACAGGTCCTAAGTTTGTAGATGGTGTTCCAAACGAAGGCTCTTTCCGTGCGCATCAAGTACCACTTGCAGTTGATAGATATCATACGGAACATATAGATTTATTGGAACAATGGCTTAAAAGTTATAAACCAGAAGAATTATTCGATGAAAATTATAGATTAGTACCAGAACTTGAAGAGTTAACTCCAAAGGGACCTAAGAGAATGGCAGCAAATCTTCATGCTAACGGCGGTTTATTATTACGTGAATTACGTACACCTGATTTCCGTGATTATGCTGTAGATGTTCCTACACCAGGTAGCGTAGTTAAGCAAGATATGATTGAACTTGGAAAATATGTGCGTGATGTTGTTAAATTAAACGAAGATACTCGTAATTTCCGTATTTTTGGACCAGATGAAACTATGTCTAATAGATTATGGGCAGTTTTTGAAGGTACTAAACGTCAATGGTTATCAGAAATTAAGGAGCCAAATGATGAATTTTTAGCAAATGATGGACGTATTGTAGATTCAATGCTAAGTGAGCATTTATGTGAAGGATGGTTAGAAGGCTATCTTTTAACAGGTCGTCATGGATTCTTTGCAAGTTATGAAGCTTTCCTTCGTATTGTAGATTCTATGATTACTCAACATGGTAAATGGTTAAAGGTTACATCTGAGCTTCCTTGGAGAAAAGATATTGCTTCTTTAAATTTAATAGCAACATCTAACGTATGGCAGCAAGATCATAATGGATATACTCATCAAGATCCAGGTTTATTAGGTCATATAGTAGATAAAAAACCTGAAATAGTTAGAGCATATTTACCAGCAGATGCAAATACACTATTAGCTGTATTTGATAAATGTCTTCACACTAAACATAAAATTAATTTACTAGTAACCTCTAAACACCCAAGACAACAATGGTTAACAATGGATCAAGCTGTTAAGCATGTAGAACAAGGAATAAGTATTTGGGATTGGGCAAGTAATGATAAAGGACAAGAACCAGATGTAGTTATAGCTTCTTGTGGAGATACTCCAACGTTAGAAGCTTTGGCAGCTGTTACAATTTTACATGAACATTTACCAGAATTAAAGGTTCGTTTTGTAAATGTAGTAGATATGATGAAATTATTACCAGAAAATGAACATCCTCATGGTTTAAGTGACAAGGATTATAATGCATTATTTACAACTGATAAGCCTGTAATATTTGCATTCCATGGCTTTGCCCATTTAATAAATCAATTGACATACCATCGTGAAAATAGAAATTTACATGTACATGGTTACATGGAAGAAGGAACTATTACAACACCATTTGATATGCGTGTTCAAAATAAATTAGATCGTTTCAATCTTGTAAAAGATGTAGTTGAGAATTTACCTCAGCTTGGAAATCGTGGTGCACATCTTGTTCAATTAATGAATGATAAATTGGTAGAGCATAACCAATACATTCGTGAGGTTGGAGAGGATTTACCTGAAATATCCAACTGGCAGTGGCATGTATAA
- a CDS encoding xylulokinase, which translates to MTIEEKRVQEIKNGETSLGIEFGSTRIKAVLIANDFSILASGSFEWETSLENGVWTYSLDEIWKGLQYSYQKLFAEVKEKYGVVLSTIGSIGFSAMMHGYMAFDNKGELLVPFRTWRNTMTEEAAKKLTDLFKFNIPERWSIAHLYQAILRDEPHIEKLDFLTTLAGYIHWQLTGEKVLGIGDASGMFPIDMNTHNYDKNMLETFKHLPEVEKHSLDLEKLLPKVLLAGENAGVLTLEGAKKLDVSGNLKPGIPLCPPEGDAGTGMVATNSVAPRTGNVSAGTSIFAMVVLEKPLNKVHPEIDIVTTPSGDLVAMAHANNGCSDLEAWVNIFQQFTEAINVTMKKDLLYMALYTQAFQGDADCGGVLAYNYFAGENITGVSEGRPMVVRKAKSNFNLPNFMRAHLFTSLGALKIGMDILLKDEAVKLDKLLGHGGLFKTPIVGQAAVAGAVNAPVSVMETAGEGGAWGIAILANYLKNNEDKTTLAEFLSKHVFAGYVAEEVQPDPKDVKGFEQFIERYKKGIPIQQAAVEHLI; encoded by the coding sequence TTGACTATAGAAGAAAAAAGAGTACAAGAAATTAAAAATGGTGAAACATCACTTGGAATAGAATTTGGATCTACTCGAATTAAAGCTGTCTTAATTGCAAACGATTTCTCCATACTTGCTAGTGGAAGCTTTGAATGGGAGACTAGTTTAGAAAATGGAGTTTGGACATATTCTTTAGATGAAATTTGGAAAGGGTTACAATACAGTTATCAAAAGCTTTTTGCTGAGGTAAAAGAAAAATATGGAGTAGTACTTTCTACCATTGGTTCAATTGGTTTTTCAGCAATGATGCATGGATATATGGCTTTTGATAATAAAGGAGAACTTCTTGTTCCATTCAGAACTTGGCGTAATACAATGACTGAAGAAGCAGCTAAAAAGTTAACAGACTTATTTAAGTTTAATATTCCTGAAAGATGGAGTATAGCTCATTTATATCAAGCTATTCTTCGTGATGAACCCCATATTGAAAAACTTGATTTTTTAACTACTTTAGCTGGTTACATTCATTGGCAGCTAACAGGTGAAAAGGTTTTAGGTATTGGAGACGCTTCAGGTATGTTCCCAATTGATATGAATACACATAACTATGATAAAAATATGTTAGAAACTTTTAAGCATTTACCAGAAGTTGAAAAACATTCTTTAGATTTAGAAAAATTATTACCAAAGGTTTTATTAGCAGGAGAAAATGCTGGAGTGTTAACCTTAGAAGGAGCAAAGAAGCTTGATGTAAGTGGAAACCTTAAGCCAGGTATTCCGTTGTGTCCACCAGAAGGTGATGCGGGTACAGGTATGGTTGCTACAAATTCAGTGGCACCACGTACAGGAAATGTTTCAGCAGGTACATCAATTTTTGCTATGGTTGTTCTTGAGAAACCTCTTAATAAGGTTCATCCAGAGATAGATATAGTAACAACCCCTTCGGGTGATTTGGTTGCAATGGCTCATGCAAATAATGGATGTTCAGATTTAGAGGCTTGGGTTAATATTTTTCAGCAGTTCACTGAAGCTATAAATGTAACTATGAAGAAGGATCTTCTTTATATGGCATTATATACTCAAGCTTTTCAGGGTGACGCTGATTGTGGAGGAGTTTTGGCTTACAACTATTTTGCAGGTGAAAATATTACAGGTGTTTCAGAAGGAAGACCTATGGTTGTAAGAAAAGCAAAAAGCAATTTTAATCTACCAAACTTTATGAGAGCACATTTATTTACTTCTTTAGGTGCATTAAAAATTGGTATGGATATTCTATTGAAAGATGAGGCTGTTAAGCTTGATAAATTACTTGGACATGGTGGATTATTTAAAACACCTATTGTTGGTCAAGCAGCAGTGGCAGGTGCAGTAAATGCTCCTGTATCAGTTATGGAAACTGCAGGTGAAGGTGGAGCTTGGGGAATTGCAATACTAGCTAATTACTTAAAGAATAACGAGGATAAAACTACTTTGGCAGAATTCTTATCAAAGCATGTTTTTGCAGGTTATGTAGCAGAAGAAGTACAACCTGATCCAAAGGATGTTAAAGGTTTTGAACAATTTATTGAAAGATATAAAAAAGGAATTCCTATACAACAAGCAGCAGTAGAACATTTAATTTAA
- a CDS encoding sugar porter family MFS transporter: MNKKISPALIYFFGAFGGFMFGYDIGIINGALPGINATWHVSSWLEGFITSGLFVGAMIGASLMASLADRFGRRRMIMWSAIVFAIGALGSAVSTSTNFLIGARVILGVAVGGASALVPMYMGEISPAETRGKLSGLNQLMITVGMLFSYGVNFAFAGAFEGWRWMLGGAMVPAMVLLIGTFILPESPRFLARIGKTELAKQVLQTLRSKEEAEIEYQEIVNSKHTESGSFGDLFAKQALPAVIAGCGLTLLQQIQGANTIFYYSSQILSNVFGSSNGGTISTVGIGVVLVLATIVTLMVVDKFKRRTLFMTGSIGMGLSLLLVGLIYPYSEAKHAWATWLVFFFICLYVVFYAYSWAATTWIVVGELFPSNVRGLATGIASAVNWFGNILVALFFPVLLETVGLSVIFFGFAAICVIGFLFAKYVLYETKGKSLEEIETYLYNRSIGKIRGLNE; the protein is encoded by the coding sequence ATGAATAAAAAAATATCTCCAGCACTAATTTATTTCTTTGGAGCCTTCGGTGGATTCATGTTTGGATATGATATTGGAATAATTAATGGTGCTTTACCTGGAATTAATGCAACGTGGCATGTAAGTTCTTGGTTAGAAGGATTTATCACTTCTGGATTGTTTGTTGGAGCTATGATAGGAGCGTCATTAATGGCGTCACTAGCCGATAGATTTGGTCGTCGTAGAATGATTATGTGGAGTGCTATAGTATTTGCGATTGGTGCATTAGGTTCGGCAGTTTCTACTAGTACTAATTTTTTAATCGGTGCTCGTGTTATTTTAGGAGTAGCTGTAGGTGGTGCTTCTGCTTTAGTTCCAATGTATATGGGTGAAATTAGCCCAGCTGAAACACGTGGAAAACTATCTGGTTTAAATCAATTAATGATAACTGTTGGAATGCTTTTCTCATATGGTGTAAATTTTGCGTTTGCTGGTGCATTTGAAGGATGGCGTTGGATGCTTGGAGGAGCTATGGTTCCAGCTATGGTTCTTTTAATAGGAACATTCATACTTCCAGAATCACCAAGATTCTTAGCTAGAATAGGAAAAACAGAGTTAGCAAAACAAGTACTTCAGACTTTACGTTCAAAAGAAGAAGCTGAAATTGAATATCAAGAGATTGTTAATTCAAAACATACTGAATCAGGTTCTTTTGGAGATTTATTTGCAAAACAAGCACTACCAGCTGTAATTGCAGGCTGTGGTTTAACACTACTTCAACAAATTCAAGGTGCAAACACTATTTTCTACTATTCATCACAAATTTTATCCAATGTTTTTGGATCATCAAATGGTGGAACTATTAGTACTGTTGGAATTGGTGTGGTTCTAGTATTGGCAACTATTGTAACTTTAATGGTTGTAGACAAATTCAAACGTCGTACATTATTTATGACTGGTTCTATTGGAATGGGTTTATCGCTTCTATTAGTTGGATTAATTTATCCATATTCTGAAGCTAAACATGCATGGGCAACTTGGTTAGTATTCTTCTTCATATGTCTATACGTTGTTTTCTATGCATACTCTTGGGCAGCTACTACATGGATTGTTGTTGGAGAATTATTCCCAAGTAATGTTAGAGGACTTGCAACAGGTATTGCATCAGCAGTGAACTGGTTTGGTAACATTTTAGTTGCTTTATTCTTCCCAGTATTACTTGAAACTGTAGGTTTATCTGTAATCTTCTTCGGTTTTGCTGCAATTTGTGTAATAGGCTTCTTATTTGCAAAGTATGTTCTTTATGAAACAAAAGGAAAATCTCTAGAAGAAATCGAGACATATTTGTACAATCGTTCTATTGGAAAAATTAGAGGATTAAATGAGTAG
- the araA gene encoding L-arabinose isomerase, translating into MLENKKMEFWFVVGSQHLYGEDALKEVRKNSQTIVDELNKSAKLPYKIIFKDLATSADKIKEIMKEVNYRDEVAGVITWMHTFSPAKMWIAGTKILQKPLLHFATQYNENIPWKTIDMDYMNLHQSAHGDREYGFINARLKKHNKVVVGYWKDKEVQKQVSDWMKVAAGYIASESIKVARFGDNMRNVAVTEGDKVEAQIQFGWTVDYFGIGDLVAEMDKVSQDEINKTYEEFKDLYILDPGENDPAFYEKQVKEQIKIEIGLRSFLEKGNYNAFTTNFEDLYGMKQLPGLAVQRLNAEGYGFAGEGDWKTAALDRLLKVMTNNTKTGFMEDYTYELSRGNEKALGAHMLEVDPTFASDKPKVVVKPLGIGDKEDPARLIFNGSTGKGVAVSMLDLGTHYRLIINGLTAVEPDEDMPNLPVAKMVWKPEPNFIEGVKAWIYAGGGHHTVVTLELTVEQVYDWSRMVGLEAVIIDKDTKLRDIINMATK; encoded by the coding sequence ATGTTAGAAAATAAAAAAATGGAATTTTGGTTTGTAGTAGGAAGTCAACATCTATATGGTGAAGATGCTTTAAAAGAGGTAAGAAAAAATTCACAGACAATTGTAGATGAATTAAATAAAAGTGCTAAGCTTCCATATAAAATAATATTTAAAGATTTAGCAACTTCTGCTGATAAAATAAAAGAAATAATGAAGGAAGTTAACTATAGAGATGAGGTAGCAGGAGTTATAACTTGGATGCATACGTTTTCTCCAGCTAAAATGTGGATAGCAGGTACAAAGATATTACAAAAACCTTTACTTCATTTTGCAACTCAATATAATGAAAATATTCCATGGAAAACAATAGATATGGATTATATGAATTTACATCAAAGTGCTCATGGTGATAGAGAGTATGGATTTATTAATGCAAGACTTAAAAAGCATAATAAAGTTGTTGTAGGATATTGGAAGGATAAAGAAGTTCAAAAACAAGTTTCAGATTGGATGAAGGTTGCTGCAGGCTATATTGCAAGTGAAAGCATAAAAGTTGCACGTTTTGGTGATAACATGCGTAATGTTGCAGTTACAGAGGGAGATAAAGTAGAAGCTCAAATTCAATTTGGATGGACAGTAGATTACTTTGGTATAGGTGATTTAGTTGCTGAAATGGACAAAGTAAGCCAAGATGAAATAAATAAAACTTATGAAGAGTTCAAAGATCTATATATTTTAGATCCAGGCGAAAATGATCCTGCTTTCTATGAGAAGCAAGTTAAAGAGCAAATTAAAATTGAAATAGGCTTAAGAAGCTTCTTAGAAAAAGGAAATTATAATGCATTTACAACAAACTTTGAAGATCTTTATGGAATGAAACAGTTACCTGGACTTGCAGTACAACGTTTAAATGCAGAAGGATATGGTTTTGCAGGTGAAGGAGACTGGAAAACTGCAGCTTTAGATAGATTATTAAAGGTTATGACTAATAACACTAAAACAGGTTTTATGGAAGATTACACATATGAACTTAGTCGTGGAAATGAGAAGGCATTAGGAGCTCATATGCTTGAAGTTGATCCAACCTTCGCTTCAGATAAGCCAAAAGTTGTTGTTAAACCACTAGGAATTGGAGATAAAGAAGATCCAGCGCGTTTAATATTCAATGGTTCAACAGGAAAAGGTGTAGCAGTTTCAATGCTTGATTTAGGAACTCATTATCGTTTAATAATAAATGGACTTACAGCTGTAGAGCCTGATGAAGATATGCCAAATTTACCAGTTGCTAAAATGGTATGGAAACCAGAACCAAACTTCATTGAAGGAGTTAAAGCTTGGATTTATGCAGGCGGCGGACATCATACAGTTGTTACACTAGAATTAACAGTAGAACAAGTTTATGATTGGAGTCGTATGGTAGGCTTAGAAGCTGTAATAATAGATAAAGATACTAAATTAAGAGACATAATTAATATGGCAACAAAATAA
- the fsa gene encoding fructose-6-phosphate aldolase: MKLFIDTANVEEIREANNMGIICGVTTNPSLVAKEGRDFNEVIKEITSIVDGPISGEVISLKAEGMIKEGREIAKIHKNMVVKIPMTEEGLKAVKVLSSEGIKTNVTLIFSAGQALLAARAGATFVSPFLGRLDDIGADSMGLIKSIVNIFSIHNIKTEIIAASIRGPKHVIDAAEAGAHIGTIPYKVLKQLVKHPLTDSGIERFMKDWEEAFNK, encoded by the coding sequence ATGAAACTTTTTATAGATACAGCTAATGTAGAAGAGATAAGAGAAGCAAATAACATGGGGATAATATGTGGAGTAACAACAAATCCTTCACTGGTAGCAAAAGAAGGAAGAGATTTTAATGAAGTTATAAAAGAAATAACATCTATTGTGGATGGACCTATAAGTGGAGAAGTTATTTCACTTAAGGCTGAAGGAATGATAAAAGAAGGAAGAGAGATTGCAAAAATTCATAAAAATATGGTAGTAAAAATACCAATGACCGAAGAAGGCTTAAAGGCTGTAAAAGTATTATCAAGTGAGGGTATAAAAACTAATGTAACCCTTATTTTTTCAGCAGGTCAAGCTCTTTTAGCAGCTAGAGCAGGAGCTACCTTTGTTAGTCCTTTCTTAGGAAGACTTGATGACATAGGCGCTGATTCTATGGGATTAATAAAGTCAATTGTTAATATATTTTCAATTCATAACATAAAGACAGAAATAATAGCAGCTAGCATAAGAGGACCTAAACATGTAATTGATGCAGCTGAGGCAGGAGCACATATAGGAACAATTCCATATAAGGTTTTAAAGCAATTAGTAAAGCATCCTTTGACTGATTCAGGAATAGAAAGATTTATGAAGGATTGGGAAGAAGCTTTTAATAAATAA